The following are encoded together in the Gordonia insulae genome:
- a CDS encoding alpha/beta hydrolase — MLSLITVAAGLSVATSPHAGADTLAGVRYAHASAGLPYRETRLSPRNFVASVWSRSMRTQVPVLVQSPANRSPAAPVMYLLSGSTGGEDNDDWTHATDANAFYARKNVWTVTPIGGAASYYADWRRVDPSANFRFGVKTARPLRWETFLTAELPAAFENAHGTSGPGRARGIAGISMSGTSVVRLAENHPGFYRAVGAYSGCADTASGRGQVLLRVVAAVPGGADASNMYGPPGDPEWAAQDPVINAYKLSRRTPALWISAASGLPGAHDNLADRRIAGNAGELAEQIVVGGLDEAAARSCTVSLAERLAQLRIPATVRFPATGTHSWGYWQDQMHQSWPMFARALGA; from the coding sequence ATGTTGTCGCTCATCACGGTGGCAGCGGGTCTGAGTGTCGCCACGTCGCCCCACGCCGGGGCGGATACGTTGGCGGGCGTCCGCTACGCGCACGCCAGTGCAGGCTTGCCTTACCGCGAGACCCGGCTGTCACCAAGGAATTTCGTCGCTTCCGTGTGGTCGCGATCGATGCGGACGCAGGTGCCGGTTCTCGTCCAGTCACCCGCGAACCGGAGTCCGGCCGCGCCCGTCATGTACCTTTTGAGCGGTTCCACGGGTGGAGAGGACAACGACGACTGGACGCACGCGACCGACGCGAATGCGTTCTACGCCCGCAAGAATGTGTGGACGGTGACGCCGATCGGCGGTGCGGCAAGCTATTACGCAGACTGGCGGCGCGTGGACCCGTCCGCCAACTTCCGCTTCGGGGTCAAGACCGCGAGGCCTCTGCGGTGGGAGACCTTCCTGACCGCGGAGTTGCCGGCCGCGTTCGAGAACGCACACGGAACGTCGGGTCCGGGTCGGGCGCGCGGGATAGCCGGGATCTCGATGTCGGGGACCTCGGTGGTGCGACTGGCAGAGAACCATCCCGGCTTCTACCGGGCAGTCGGAGCGTACTCGGGGTGCGCCGACACCGCCTCGGGCCGCGGCCAGGTCCTTCTCCGTGTCGTCGCCGCAGTGCCCGGCGGTGCCGACGCCAGCAACATGTACGGACCGCCGGGTGACCCCGAGTGGGCTGCTCAAGACCCGGTCATCAACGCGTACAAGCTGTCTCGGCGTACACCGGCACTCTGGATCAGCGCCGCCTCCGGCCTTCCCGGTGCGCACGACAACCTTGCTGACCGGAGAATCGCGGGGAACGCCGGCGAACTCGCCGAGCAGATCGTCGTCGGCGGCCTCGACGAAGCGGCGGCCCGATCGTGCACGGTGTCCCTGGCAGAGCGTCTCGCGCAGCTCCGAATCCCGGCCACGGTGAGGTTCCCCGCGACCGGAACACACTCGTGGGGATACTGGCAGGACCAGATGCATCAATCGTGGCCGATGTTCGCACGCGCACTCGGAGCGTGA
- a CDS encoding glutamate synthase subunit beta, translating to MADPRGFLKHTERELPDRRPVELRLLDWKEVYTDFEKSELKTQASRCMDCGIPFCHNGCPLGNLIPEWNDLVYKDRWRDGIERLHATNNFPEFTGRLCPAPCEASCVLGINQPAVTIKQVEVELIDNAFDNGWVTPVLPAEKTGKSVAVVGSGPAGLAAAQQLTRAGHDVTLFERADRIGGLLRYGIPEFKMEKRHIDRRLAQMEAEGTVFRTGVNVGVDLTVEQLRADFDAVVLANGSTIGRDLPIPGRELDGVHQAMEFLPQSNRIQLGDQVPDQISAKGKKVVIIGGGDTGADCLGTSLRQGAEIVHQFEIMPKPPHERAESTPWPTYPLMYRVSSAHEEGGERVYSVNTEKFIGENGKVTALKAHEVVMNDGRFEKVEGSDFELECDLVLFAMGFVGPEREDLLDKMGVEYDQRGNIARDEDFGAVGLPGVFVAGDAGRGQSLIVWAIAEGRSAAAAADAFLAGRSDLPAPIYPTQVAQR from the coding sequence GTGGCTGATCCCAGAGGATTCCTCAAGCACACCGAACGGGAGCTGCCCGACCGTCGTCCGGTCGAGCTGCGTCTGCTCGACTGGAAAGAGGTCTACACCGACTTCGAGAAGTCGGAGCTGAAGACCCAGGCCAGCCGATGCATGGACTGCGGTATCCCGTTCTGCCACAACGGCTGTCCGCTGGGCAACCTGATCCCGGAGTGGAACGACCTGGTCTACAAGGACCGGTGGCGCGACGGTATCGAGCGGCTGCACGCGACCAACAACTTCCCCGAGTTCACCGGCCGGCTCTGCCCGGCACCGTGCGAGGCGTCGTGCGTGCTGGGCATCAACCAGCCCGCGGTCACCATCAAGCAGGTCGAGGTCGAGCTGATCGACAACGCCTTCGACAACGGCTGGGTGACGCCGGTCCTGCCGGCCGAGAAGACCGGCAAGTCCGTCGCCGTGGTCGGTTCGGGTCCCGCCGGACTGGCTGCGGCACAGCAGCTCACCCGCGCCGGGCACGACGTGACGCTGTTCGAGCGGGCCGACCGCATCGGCGGGTTGCTGCGCTACGGCATCCCTGAGTTCAAGATGGAGAAGCGCCACATCGATCGCCGTCTCGCGCAGATGGAGGCCGAGGGCACCGTCTTCCGGACCGGCGTCAACGTCGGCGTCGACCTCACCGTGGAGCAGCTGCGCGCGGACTTCGATGCGGTGGTCCTCGCCAACGGATCGACCATCGGCCGTGACCTGCCGATCCCGGGCCGCGAGCTCGACGGCGTCCACCAGGCGATGGAGTTCCTCCCGCAGTCCAATCGGATCCAGCTCGGCGACCAGGTCCCCGACCAGATCAGCGCCAAGGGCAAGAAGGTCGTCATCATCGGTGGCGGCGACACCGGCGCCGACTGCCTCGGCACCTCGCTGCGGCAGGGCGCGGAGATCGTGCACCAGTTCGAGATCATGCCCAAGCCGCCGCACGAGCGGGCCGAGTCCACTCCGTGGCCGACCTACCCGCTGATGTATCGCGTGTCGTCGGCCCACGAAGAGGGCGGCGAACGTGTCTACTCGGTCAACACCGAGAAGTTCATCGGTGAGAACGGCAAGGTGACCGCGCTCAAGGCCCACGAGGTCGTGATGAACGACGGACGGTTCGAAAAGGTCGAGGGCAGCGACTTCGAACTCGAATGCGATCTGGTGCTCTTCGCGATGGGCTTCGTCGGCCCCGAGCGCGAAGACCTCCTCGACAAGATGGGCGTCGAGTACGACCAGCGCGGCAACATCGCCCGCGACGAGGACTTCGGCGCCGTCGGGCTGCCGGGCGTGTTCGTCGCCGGTGACGCCGGCCGCGGGCAGTCGTTGATCGTGTGGGCGATCGCCGAGGGCCGTTCGGCCGCGGCCGCGGCCGACGCGTTCCTCGCCGGCCGGTCGGACCTTCCCGCGCCGATCTACCCGACGCAGGTCGCCCAGCGCTGA
- a CDS encoding MFS transporter: MTGRSDRADRAPTLAVAVLAFVQFVIVVDETTVSLLGPAVARDLGLGDEARQLLVTPFAAGFVCALPVAGVVLRRIDPRRALIPATAVFATSAAAGALADSAALLAATRVAQGASGAVTATCVLGALHMLTRGALGRRRAFAVFSLVSGSGAVAALVLAGPLATESWRWCFVAVAVAALAGAIGWAVVQPPRVVGQTHHASGPDRVADDTGHPVDRRIPTIVSFLAVVGANAVLAATVISVSFALQQDHSWSPMMAGLAFLPLNAAAAVGTIVIARSRTRGVIGRTLSAGVIVLVIGCTATAAVPSVPGALILALLPVGLGVGLVFPLVNDGSLATAGARPLGRAAMLGAAQQTGLASGALVAAAHSDAALGALAVVLAITTAITVIGARRR; this comes from the coding sequence GTGACGGGCCGCTCCGACAGGGCAGACCGCGCCCCGACTCTCGCGGTGGCGGTGTTGGCATTCGTCCAGTTCGTCATCGTCGTCGACGAGACGACGGTCTCGTTGCTCGGGCCCGCGGTGGCTCGCGACCTCGGCCTGGGTGATGAGGCCCGCCAATTGCTCGTGACCCCGTTTGCAGCCGGCTTCGTGTGCGCTCTGCCCGTCGCCGGAGTGGTTCTCCGACGAATCGACCCGCGTCGCGCACTGATCCCGGCGACCGCGGTCTTTGCCACCTCCGCCGCCGCCGGAGCGCTCGCCGACTCCGCGGCCCTGCTCGCGGCGACTCGGGTCGCTCAGGGCGCCTCGGGCGCCGTCACCGCCACCTGTGTGCTGGGAGCGCTACACATGCTGACCCGTGGCGCCCTCGGACGGCGCCGCGCCTTCGCCGTGTTCTCATTGGTGTCCGGATCCGGTGCGGTGGCCGCACTGGTTCTGGCGGGACCGTTGGCAACCGAATCGTGGAGGTGGTGTTTCGTCGCAGTCGCGGTCGCGGCTCTGGCGGGCGCCATTGGGTGGGCCGTCGTCCAACCGCCCCGGGTTGTCGGGCAGACGCATCATGCCTCGGGACCCGATCGGGTCGCAGACGACACGGGCCACCCGGTCGACCGACGGATCCCGACCATCGTGTCCTTCCTCGCCGTCGTGGGTGCGAACGCCGTATTGGCCGCAACCGTGATCTCGGTCAGCTTCGCACTCCAACAGGACCATTCGTGGTCACCGATGATGGCGGGTCTCGCGTTCCTGCCTCTCAACGCAGCGGCCGCCGTCGGAACCATCGTCATCGCAAGGAGCCGAACGCGAGGCGTGATCGGACGGACTCTATCTGCCGGCGTCATCGTGCTGGTGATCGGTTGCACGGCAACGGCGGCAGTCCCATCCGTTCCCGGTGCTCTGATCCTCGCGTTGCTTCCGGTCGGACTCGGGGTGGGGCTGGTGTTCCCCCTCGTCAACGACGGCAGTCTCGCGACGGCCGGCGCACGCCCGCTCGGCCGGGCCGCCATGCTCGGGGCGGCCCAACAGACAGGGCTGGCGTCCGGAGCGCTTGTGGCCGCCGCACATTCCGATGCCGCTCTCGGCGCGCTCGCCGTTGTACTCGCGATCACGACAGCAATCACGGTCATCGGCGCCCGAAGGCGTTGA
- a CDS encoding non-ribosomal peptide synthetase — MSATRRALWLAQVLRPDVSHVVAFAVTITGPLDVERLTLSVDAVLDHVGWRDVHIPAGLSPADVGAGEPLRRRPTGCESVTVVDLRPPVGDPMTASARRTAEFVDAADGADLTEPLWRSELHVLSPELHRWVIRVHHVLTDGAGALRVVSHIADVYAGTADPFGLELPADEDLEAAEAAYAASGRYRDDARYWGDVLDRHEPALLAGGMPSEPTSRLTRVTHRISSPRPPSTDETVAAFAGFCARLLDRADIGLGLPVAARTSALRRRAVQPLSTVVPLTLDGIGDRTAAEAVADVRIAIVGALRHQLHRREDMVRGRDDTVDFGPMVNLLPDVTIPDVPGLGWDVEVLRTGPVTDVSMTVHPADEHGDRGISWEAPATRFDTAALNDLARRFDRFLSATLVEIDDGRPVPAESIFLPGEWTLFRSRSGSPAPPFAPTSALLDEYAQYDPAGPGLVSGGLALSRSDLLDQGDRWAQTLIDAGVRPGDAVAVSLERSAASVVAFWSVIRAGAVWLPMDPTLPVARKRKILGRLDVAVGLSAPGHHEVGPTRWIEIDIAAAGPNDGVKHRHLPGLDRGPDDRAYVLFTSGSTGEPKGVDMPHRGLPALVAEIRKSYALSPDSRMLHVSSPTFDSGLVDMLSAVATGATLVVAPAGVDAGAPLARLIDEAKVTHLIVTPSVLDTLPRELCDQLQQVVLGGERVPPSIVDAWGARVPLRNAYGPTETRCSVNFSGPMLPGCPVTVGPPMVGVTEAILDRWGRPQPPGAIGVLHVSGPQVADGYLGAPELTAEVFLDSSISADPVMYRTGDLATWTADGEVRVLGRRDGQVKMRGLRIELGEVDTALARIAGVARSATIMRELPSGRSELVSFVVSECGAPAGPRELRRKLALTLPPYMIPARVVVCDELPRTATGKLDSAALCALAVADRRHGRVPDGWREVLLLHIVGEVLGLTTVDPDASFLEQGGDSLAVIRIVQRLVEAGHREIGPDDLLRATDLASVAAQLTNPPVAAPLSPPDGPDEHRTTADRETPLTPAQRTVSRARDDPDAQIIRVGWLVPVGAGPSAEHLERIIGVLLDRHPALRSSFPDTVEGPVRRVAPHVPTGLVVDRVTASTYPTRDDLEAVADGMAERLDVRSGLPLAVTLVIDALGSISGVVAVAHHIAADGQSLALLASEMDRLLCGADLPPLPGADVCMPAPCAGGNSDDGFRLEHLASLPDSAWTLGGVRVEGIRDRAVIRQTAQVSAAGFGEFRSHAAARGITAVEAFRAEIAETLAEVTGDRRVLSATPVSRRPPGGENLVGDFVLCAIIPIEAGADPTVSADVARRWIDAATTPMEDILFLAGRPVSGSDVFPVPVLIGWSPEIDGGSALGEMIAFRPDRGRWVLQIEGSPMVDGRLGIEVTGLEAGLGPDTVHQIARAIHRRIEGRWQSCQSP, encoded by the coding sequence ATGAGTGCCACCCGACGAGCGCTGTGGCTCGCACAGGTTCTGCGCCCCGACGTCTCCCATGTCGTCGCGTTCGCGGTCACCATCACCGGTCCGCTCGATGTCGAGCGGCTGACTTTGTCGGTCGATGCCGTGCTCGACCACGTGGGTTGGAGGGATGTGCACATCCCCGCCGGCCTGTCGCCGGCGGATGTCGGGGCCGGAGAGCCGTTGCGGCGCAGACCTACTGGATGCGAATCCGTCACCGTGGTGGATCTGCGGCCGCCGGTGGGTGACCCGATGACCGCAAGTGCCCGGCGCACAGCCGAGTTCGTCGACGCGGCCGATGGGGCGGACCTCACCGAGCCACTGTGGCGTAGCGAGCTGCATGTGCTCTCGCCGGAACTGCATCGCTGGGTGATTCGAGTGCATCATGTGCTGACCGACGGCGCCGGTGCGCTCCGCGTAGTGTCGCACATAGCGGACGTGTACGCGGGGACAGCCGACCCGTTCGGGCTCGAACTTCCCGCCGACGAGGACCTCGAGGCCGCCGAGGCTGCGTACGCGGCCTCGGGACGTTACCGAGATGACGCACGCTACTGGGGCGACGTTCTCGACCGGCACGAACCTGCACTCCTCGCCGGCGGTATGCCGTCCGAACCGACATCCCGTCTGACCCGTGTCACCCACCGGATCTCGAGTCCCCGACCACCCTCGACCGACGAGACCGTCGCTGCGTTCGCCGGCTTCTGCGCTCGGCTTCTGGATCGCGCCGACATCGGTCTCGGATTACCGGTCGCGGCGCGCACGTCGGCCCTGCGACGACGTGCGGTCCAGCCGCTGTCCACCGTCGTGCCGCTGACGCTGGACGGCATCGGCGATCGAACCGCTGCCGAGGCGGTGGCCGACGTCAGGATCGCGATCGTCGGTGCGCTACGCCATCAGCTGCATCGCCGAGAGGACATGGTGCGCGGTCGTGACGACACGGTCGACTTCGGCCCCATGGTGAACCTGTTGCCGGACGTGACGATTCCCGACGTGCCGGGCCTGGGATGGGACGTCGAGGTGCTGCGCACGGGGCCGGTCACCGATGTCTCGATGACGGTGCACCCGGCCGACGAACACGGTGATCGCGGGATCAGTTGGGAAGCCCCGGCGACGCGGTTCGACACCGCAGCACTGAACGACCTGGCTCGTCGGTTCGACCGATTCCTCTCCGCCACCCTGGTCGAGATCGACGACGGCAGACCTGTTCCCGCGGAGTCGATCTTCCTGCCCGGCGAATGGACGTTGTTTCGGAGTCGATCGGGTTCTCCTGCACCGCCATTCGCGCCGACGTCCGCACTGCTCGACGAGTACGCCCAGTACGATCCGGCCGGGCCGGGTCTCGTGTCGGGCGGGCTGGCGTTGTCACGATCGGACCTGCTCGATCAGGGGGACCGCTGGGCTCAGACCCTCATCGACGCGGGGGTGAGACCAGGGGACGCGGTCGCCGTGTCGCTGGAACGGTCGGCCGCCTCGGTAGTCGCCTTCTGGTCGGTGATCCGCGCCGGAGCGGTGTGGCTGCCGATGGACCCGACGCTGCCTGTCGCCAGGAAGCGAAAGATCCTGGGGCGACTCGACGTCGCTGTCGGGCTGAGCGCTCCCGGCCACCACGAGGTCGGACCCACCCGATGGATCGAGATCGACATCGCCGCAGCGGGCCCGAACGATGGCGTCAAACACCGGCATCTACCCGGACTGGATCGTGGCCCCGATGATAGGGCCTACGTGCTGTTCACCTCGGGCTCCACGGGAGAGCCGAAGGGTGTCGACATGCCGCACCGAGGACTGCCCGCGTTGGTGGCGGAGATCCGGAAGTCGTATGCGCTGTCACCGGACTCACGCATGCTTCACGTGTCCTCGCCAACCTTCGACTCCGGTCTCGTCGACATGCTGTCCGCGGTCGCCACGGGTGCCACGCTGGTCGTGGCGCCGGCCGGCGTCGATGCGGGTGCTCCGCTCGCACGCCTCATCGACGAGGCAAAGGTCACGCATCTCATCGTGACCCCCTCGGTCCTCGACACGCTGCCGCGTGAGCTCTGCGACCAACTCCAGCAGGTCGTGCTCGGCGGGGAGCGGGTTCCGCCATCGATCGTGGACGCCTGGGGCGCCCGGGTCCCGCTGCGAAATGCGTATGGACCCACCGAGACACGATGCAGCGTCAACTTCTCCGGCCCGATGCTCCCGGGGTGTCCGGTCACTGTCGGGCCTCCCATGGTCGGGGTGACGGAGGCGATACTCGATCGATGGGGGCGCCCCCAGCCGCCGGGCGCAATCGGCGTGCTGCACGTGTCCGGTCCCCAGGTCGCCGATGGGTACCTGGGCGCTCCCGAGCTCACGGCCGAGGTCTTCCTCGATTCGTCGATCTCGGCCGACCCGGTCATGTACCGCACCGGTGATCTCGCGACGTGGACGGCGGACGGTGAGGTGCGCGTCCTGGGACGGCGCGACGGCCAGGTCAAGATGCGCGGTCTGCGGATCGAACTCGGTGAGGTGGACACCGCACTCGCCCGGATCGCCGGTGTCGCACGGTCGGCGACCATCATGCGTGAGCTGCCGTCAGGCAGGTCCGAGCTGGTGTCGTTCGTCGTCTCCGAGTGTGGTGCGCCGGCGGGGCCTCGGGAGCTGCGTCGGAAGCTTGCACTGACATTGCCGCCGTACATGATTCCGGCGCGGGTCGTCGTGTGCGACGAACTCCCCCGGACGGCTACGGGCAAACTGGACTCCGCTGCTCTGTGCGCACTGGCCGTGGCCGACCGGCGACACGGCCGGGTACCTGATGGATGGCGAGAAGTCCTGCTACTCCACATCGTGGGCGAGGTTCTCGGCCTGACGACGGTGGACCCGGATGCGAGCTTTCTTGAACAGGGCGGTGATTCACTGGCGGTGATCCGGATCGTGCAGCGGCTCGTGGAGGCGGGGCACCGGGAGATCGGGCCCGACGATCTGTTGCGTGCGACGGATCTGGCATCGGTCGCTGCGCAACTGACGAATCCGCCGGTGGCCGCGCCGTTGAGTCCGCCGGACGGACCCGACGAGCACCGCACGACGGCCGACCGCGAGACTCCGCTGACACCGGCGCAGCGAACCGTGAGCCGAGCCCGGGACGACCCCGATGCTCAGATCATCCGTGTCGGGTGGCTGGTCCCAGTGGGCGCCGGGCCATCGGCCGAGCACCTGGAGCGGATCATCGGCGTTCTGCTGGACAGGCATCCGGCGCTGCGGTCATCGTTCCCCGACACCGTCGAGGGTCCGGTCCGGCGAGTGGCCCCGCACGTGCCGACGGGCCTGGTCGTCGACAGGGTGACGGCCTCGACGTATCCGACTCGAGATGATCTGGAGGCCGTTGCCGACGGGATGGCCGAGCGCCTGGACGTCCGCTCGGGTCTGCCGCTCGCCGTGACCCTGGTGATCGATGCGCTCGGGTCGATCAGCGGTGTCGTGGCCGTCGCGCATCACATCGCCGCCGACGGTCAGTCCCTCGCCCTCCTGGCGTCGGAGATGGACAGACTGCTGTGCGGGGCAGACCTGCCGCCGCTTCCCGGGGCCGACGTGTGCATGCCCGCCCCGTGCGCCGGCGGCAATTCAGACGATGGATTCCGACTCGAACATCTTGCGTCGCTCCCGGACTCGGCGTGGACGCTCGGCGGCGTTCGGGTCGAAGGGATCCGGGACCGCGCGGTGATCCGACAGACTGCACAGGTCTCGGCGGCCGGTTTCGGGGAATTCCGTTCTCACGCAGCGGCCAGGGGTATCACCGCAGTCGAGGCATTCCGCGCGGAGATCGCCGAGACCCTGGCCGAGGTGACGGGGGACCGGCGGGTGCTGTCGGCGACCCCGGTCTCGCGTCGACCGCCCGGAGGGGAGAACCTCGTCGGCGACTTCGTGCTGTGCGCGATCATCCCGATCGAGGCGGGCGCCGATCCGACAGTCAGTGCGGATGTCGCGCGGCGGTGGATCGATGCCGCGACCACCCCGATGGAGGACATCCTGTTTCTCGCGGGTCGTCCCGTGAGTGGCTCGGACGTCTTTCCGGTCCCGGTGCTCATCGGGTGGTCACCCGAGATCGACGGCGGGTCCGCACTCGGCGAGATGATCGCATTTCGACCCGATCGCGGGCGCTGGGTGCTGCAGATCGAGGGCTCCCCGATGGTGGACGGTCGCCTGGGTATCGAGGTGACCGGACTCGAGGCCGGCCTCGGCCCGGACACCGTTCACCAGATCGCCCGAGCCATCCACCGACGGATCGAAGGGAGGTGGCAGTCGTGTCAGTCGCCGTGA
- a CDS encoding DUF2231 domain-containing protein, with amino-acid sequence MDTINGIPAHPLFVHGVVVLVPVAAVMTILGVVWPAARRRLGFLTPLVALVALVMVPLATSAGEALEKRVPHTDAVERHTRLGEQMIYWVGPLFALSVVWWVLHDERAREYLASRLHLSPRGRRIVDIVIGAATVIVALGALVTVYRIGDSGSRAVWQ; translated from the coding sequence GTGGACACCATCAATGGCATCCCGGCACACCCGCTGTTCGTGCACGGTGTGGTGGTACTCGTACCCGTGGCCGCCGTCATGACGATCCTGGGGGTCGTCTGGCCGGCGGCGCGTCGTCGGCTGGGATTCCTCACACCGCTGGTGGCACTCGTCGCGCTTGTCATGGTGCCGCTGGCCACGAGCGCCGGCGAGGCGTTGGAGAAGCGCGTCCCACACACGGACGCGGTGGAACGCCACACCAGACTCGGCGAGCAGATGATCTATTGGGTCGGGCCACTCTTCGCGCTGTCGGTGGTGTGGTGGGTTCTCCACGACGAACGGGCTCGCGAGTACCTCGCGAGCCGGTTGCATCTCTCGCCGAGAGGACGACGAATCGTCGACATCGTGATCGGCGCGGCGACGGTGATCGTCGCGCTCGGTGCATTGGTGACGGTCTACCGGATCGGCGACAGCGGGTCGCGTGCCGTATGGCAGTGA